The Taeniopygia guttata chromosome 27, bTaeGut7.mat, whole genome shotgun sequence region TTCCCTCCTATGCACGCCACAGAAAGCAGTACCACATCCCATGCACTACAGAGGCAGGATCTGCTGCAGGCCTTCAGAGGCATCAGAAaactccccagctccctcagatcCACTGgttttctcctctcccagaAGAAAGGGAAGTAATTAATATTACCCCCAGCAGTCAAAATGAATATATACACAAAatttcagtgctgcagaaataCAGCCCCTGAATTTCCACTGGCATGGGAGAAGCAGGTAACATGTGGCACCCGGGAGTGCTGTGCACCCCTGAGATGATGGCTCTTTGGGGACAAAGAGAGCCACATCTCCCAGGATATGCAAATTATCCTGCTTTTTCTGGAGTCCTGGGAGTGACCAAGAGACAGTCTGTGAGAAAAATGCTAGGAACACACTtcactgggaatgctgctgtTTAAACAGCCTGGAAACAAGTACTACAGTCCCAgtgagctcatcctgctgccgAGTGCAGTGCCCTGAGAGCGAGGATGCTCAGGTGCTTACCTCTTCCCCCTCCTCAGAATGGGTAGATAACTGGTCATGTTGAATGATCTCAGCATCCTCCTCCGTTGGGCCATTGCCCACCCGGATCCCACCAAAGTTGTGCGTGCCCTGACAcatgcagaaaagaaagagcaaagtgttgtttgggttttagtGCAAAAGTGCAGGTTTCTCATGACTccatgtgcagcagcagctcacagaggaaaacaaaatattaaatagtaAGGCCCAGATTAAGGCAGGTACAATTCTATTTCCCAGCTTGGATGGGAAAGGTGCTGattcctgctggggctgggggaaaaaaaaaaaaagtctgtctgAGTGAATCCTTGGTACATTTCTACAGTGTAACTGCAACCATGAGGACAATAAAGGCACACCTCTCAGAGGACATTTGCTGGCTCTGACATGCAGCAGCCCCACGTCCTGCCCAGCATGGCTGGACAAGCACACACCACTGGTGGGTACTGGAGCAGGTCATGGAGCTGAACACActaacacaaacacacacacacgtgcTCCCACCAGCCTCAGGCATACCAGCACTGCATGGAAAACCAGATCTTCCCCTGCCTGGAAACTCTACCTTGTGCAAGCAGGTCCTTTTAGAGACATCTGTTCTGACATTTAACATCTGACCCTCAGCTGCACCTCCAGGACTCCAAAGGGAAAAGAACAATACACAGACTGAGCTGAAATGCTGAAACTGGGAGCAGATCTCACCTGACCCCTGAGTCTGGCCCCTAGAAAGGCAAACTACAACACCACAGATAGAAATAAACCCTGTGCCCAGCTTCAGCACTTTGGGTCACctgtgacacaggacgtgaccTGACTTGCCACATCCAGACTGTGGAAGTCCAGGGATGCCCATGCAGATGGAAGAGGCTGAAGGTCCCAAGACCTGGTGCTTGCACAGACCAGCAGAACAGCTTCTCTGAGTTCTTCTACCTCCTTTGTCCTTAGAAGCCTGCTTTTATTTCAGGTTGAAATATAAATATGCTCAAAATGCCAGCTATAAATTAGAGATTTTATCAGGTTTCTAAAAACAAATTAGGTAGGCGTTTATgctctgaaaacagaaataaaatttaaaacccCCTCCATATTAACAACTAAGACAATGCTTTTATTAGGATTTTCAGTATCTCTGAAACACCACAAGTCACTGAAGACTCCTGTCAATATTCTATTTATGTATTTCTAGCCTGTGTGAACTTGCACTTGAGCAGCCTTTCCCTCACACTCGACTCATATCCATTCCCTGTAACCCAGCCAACCTAAACACAGCTCCAACAGCTCCAATTGTTTACTTGATCCTTCTAAGCACACTTCACACAAGACCTCCCCTCGCAGCTTCCTGATGGAGATGCATTTCATACGCTGGAGGGATCCTGCACAAAAGATCCATTGTCATTTCTGACATTTCTGTGATGAGACTAAAGTGTCATGAGAGAACCAGCTGACGTGTCcctcccagcacctctggcACCTGGAGAGCATGATGTGCTTCACACAATTGGTGAGActctcacctcctcctcagCCAGGCAGATTCAGAACTAAAAGGTAGCTGAAATAGGCAGGACTGGGGAAAGGACTAAGTTCTGGGGCTGCCAAAATCTGCAGCAGAAAGCTTTGGCAGCAAAGAGCCATCTATAAACTTAGAAACACGTAAGTCAAAACAACTGCCACCGAGAAGTTTGTTTGTGCACAACcattttataataatttcaGGTCAAAGTGTGTACAGGACAGATGTGTCACAAATCCAATGGTTACTGACATGGAGTTGCTGGAGGCCATCACATCACTGTGTGTTTGGGAACACGTAATGCAAACAGAAATGCTGCACTGAGAAGAGTCCTAATCTATCTTAAACAAATAcacaagcagaagaaaaaaaggggaatttaaCATGGGGAGATGTAAAATGGCAGGAaatcctgtgctgctctgcaggttGGATTCAGCAGCACTCCTGCAAGGAAGTGTCTCTGTGCACGCACAACTACCATCCTGCAGCCTGGGTGTTCATCCAGAATGTATCAATTTGGCTAAACTTTGCTCTTTCCAAGAGAAAGTGTTTTTCACCCTAAAGTTGCACTTGCCATTCCCTTATGAAATTGAGATAGGTTCCATGCTCCCCTGATAACCAGACACAAAGCCAACTCCCGTCTGCAATGCATCAGGCGAGTTTGAAGTGCACTCACTGTTGCAGCCGCTGCTGCCTCGAGCGCCTGCGCGTTCGTGCTGCCCTGGGCCTCCTCGGGCTGCCCTTCCTGGGGGTGGACGGAGAAGAgacagggaggaggaaggaaacaaaagagaaaggGAGACGAATGGAGGGGACATGGGAGGATGAAAGGTGGTCAGAGAAGGGAGAGGGAGTGTCTGTAACTGAACTGGTCTTTGACTCGCTGCACATCCTCACAGCGCTGCCAGACATGCACGTCTCCGCAGTGTTCCTGCACCTCACACACAGGTACTGTACAGTGCAGCTGGAAACCTACAGAGCACCCCAGCACACAACCAACCTCTCACATCAGTCTCTAAGTCtcttttaattgttttagtTTTTAACCATCCAAGCTGTTTGAACAAAGATAGCTGAGAATTCTGCCAGCCAGTTCCATCTCTGTTTCCCACTGCCAGCCTAGCCCAGCCACAGAAATGCATCCAGCAGCCAGTGAGGCTGTTCCTAACCAGCTACCAAAGCCCAAGCCAGAGACACTGTTGTGATCATTGCCAACAGAAGGGGTTTTTAAAAGCAGGTTTGATGCTGGATCCAGATCTGGGAAGCAGGCAGGCAACACTCTGTCTCCAGTAACACCCACCTGCTGGCATGCCCAGGAATATGCAAAAACACTTTACAGGTTTCAATGCAGTGTGAACCCATGAATCCAAGCTCAGGATGGAGAACACAGCTTTTCAACCAAAATCAGTTTTCATATGGAAAATATAAAAGGGAGTCACCCACCAAGTGTTTTCTCCTTAAATACTGCTGGCGAAGGACCAGGGGTTTGGCCACCAGCATCCATGGCACACACAGCAAGGCTACCACCACAAGGAAGCACTGGAGCCCTTTCTGCAAAAGAAACAAGtctcagctgcagcccctgctcaaacacacacagaacCCAGCAAGAATGGCTGAATTCCCAGCATGTGGATGCTCCACTACCTCTCTCTCTTCTGGGAACAGCAATTACATACTTCatgcctgcagctgccacctctGACTGAGCACAGCATTTAATGCTGGGACTGGGTTAGACTGGGGAAAAATCCAACAGATCCTGCAGGGAATGAGAATTTGGCAGGTGTCTGATACTGCTGGGAGGAAATAGCGTAGGTGTCTGAGCTAAGCTGAGAGGAATCACACTGCAGACATGGGACAATATTCCTAATTGCTTCCCACAATTAATCAGGATCTGCATGTTCTGAAGCCACAGCTGACTTATGGTCAGACAAATAAAATTTCCTGGTATAGGGATTATTCCTTCCTTCTCCAATATTACGTAGTATCAGCCTTCAGAAATGCTCTGTCACAGTGTAAAGATGTATCATGCTTGATTTGCCAATTATGACAAGGTCAATGAAACGCTCCAGTATCACCAAGCACCTCTGATTCTGCTCTAGCAAGAGCACTCACCTGCCCACTATAAAGCATCTTATTACTGGTGTCCTCATAGGAGAACAGAAACATGTTGATAAAGTGTATTAAGAGGCTTGGTGCTTCCTTGGATGTGTGAGCATCATAGGCTGTCCACTTGTAAAAGATGAGAATAACAAGGTATCCAAAGAGGGAGGACATGAAAATCATTTCTGGGATAAATCCAAGGTATATGTTCAGTGGCTTCTTAAAATAGctacagggaagaaaaaagaaagaaagtttATATTAGTTTTAGGGCAAAATTAGAATTAGAAAGTTAGAATTAGGGCAAAAGCTTTTAATAAGAGTGTGAAGACAATGCAGGGGCTCAGCAAAGACAACAGCTGGGCCTGGAGCACAGGAAATGTGGGACAGGCACAGTTCTACACACAGCCAGAGACAACTGCACTGCAACTTCCATCAGGAGGTGAGGGCTGACAGGCATCTTAAACCACACAGCACCCAAAGACATTCCACTGCCCCCACCATGAGAAAACCAGAGCAAAGCACTTACATGTGGTTGAGGAGACTCAAGGCGACACCAAAGAGCATCTGGAAAATGCCAAGGATCACAGACATCTTCATCTTAAAGGAATTGAGGAAAGCCAGCTTATTGCTGGCAATATTCCAGATCTGTGAAAAACAACACCTAGTCAGATAaccagggaaaggaaaacaggagaaggaaaacactCCCTTTAAGCTAAACAGTATGAGCCAGGCAGGAAGTGTGAGGCTGAAAAAGCAGGTTTTAAAAGATGTATTTCTCCTACAGATTTCTTTTGGGGAAATGAGCAGACAAGCTTTCAGCTGGGAACAACCTGATAGTAACTGAGCCCAGCACTGAGCAGGAATCAAACCTGTTTGCATGGTACCTCAAAGATGCAGGAGAAAAGAGGCTGTACCCttaacagaaacaaaatgatTATTCATTTAAAGGAAGAATTAAACACAGGTCTGATTTCCTGCACTTCCTCTTTATGTGGAACCCACACAAGGTTTGTCATATATTACAAGCAGAGTTAAGAGGTGTTGATGCAGGCAGGTACAAAGTGGCAGGATTACTGGGAAATGTACATTTCCAAGGGTGACTGAAAAGAGAGATTAACAACTTTCCCCAAGGTAAAAAAGTAACTTCAGAAAGTGATTTTCAAGGCTCATCAGATTTGATTAAAGCACTGCAGGTCAGAAAGGGTGAGAAAGCAGCCTTTAATGGATCTCAGAACAAGGGTCTCTATCCCAAATCTGGCATCTCAGAACACTGAACAGACAGgtacttttctttctgctgacACAGAGGATTTTGCCCAAAATACTGCAGAGGAAGAATGAGCTCTTACTGGGTCAATGCCAAATGGGTAGGGCCCACCAAACACCCCTGGGATAGCAggatccagctgcagcaggggggTGGTCTCCAGCAAAGCATCTCTGTTTGGGAACAAGATTATAAAAACATTAGTAGCAATGCCACCCTCCTTCTGTAAAAACTAACAACACTCTTCCCTTGTGAGAGCAAGAAATAGCTTAAATTGAGAGAACGTCAAGGTTGCAGAACCTGTAGAACCTCTACAAATTCTAGAGGTTGTAGAACCTCTAGACTATTGGGAATATAGTCTAATTAATAAAACCCTGTTTCTTGGTCTTTTATTCAGTGACACAAGGAAGACAGGTTCAGGTGACAGGAATCTTGAAATGTCTATGGGGAAATAGATGAGAAACTGCATCTTTGTaagttttctgggaaaaaaaaacaacaaacatttTGAATCTTGGCATGTATTATCCCATTTACAACCCTCTTGCAAATCTACCTGAGACAGAGGTcagaaatttttgttttcctcagctGGAAGGACAATGGGGAAGGACAAGTCTCACTGTGTCTACAAAGTCACCAAGGGTTTACTCACGACCAGTTGGCTTTATTGAACATGGGCCGGACGCTCCAGGAGGAGCCGAACATGTTGAGGGATTTGGAGAAGCAGTCGTTGTAGATGAGGCCAGTGTAGGTGGAGAACAGCCCCATCAGCAGGATGATGTAGCGACCACTGAACACCATGTTGAACATCTGGtggaaaaacccaaaaggaACAAAGGAATCCGTGAGAACAGGGAAGGTCCCTCCTAAAGCCAAACTAGGAAAATCAGTCTGCTGTGGAACAAACATTGGCCACGTGAACCAGAGGCCAAAATCTATTTCTCCTTGTCAGGGATTAAGAGTGCaagagggagcagagcagcacagataATGAGGATAAAGGGGCACCATGGATCTCCACAGGGgacccaggagcagctggagaggacAAACTGCACTGCACAGCCTGATGCAACTCCCAGCTGGCAGCCTGAGTTTGGAATCAGGAGCACAGACCCTGTCAgtctcctccagccctgccagtgtATCTTAACTCTGGTTCAGCTtctgccagccctgagccagCAAAACCAACTCTGAGCAGCAAATAGGAAAAATGTTAGGGATGGGATATTTATGTACAGGAATTGGGAGTTTTGCAGTGGCTAAACCCCACTATGATCCAGCTAAATTCGGGGTGATTTGTTTACACCAACTTACCTACTACACTTGATAATTTCCTTCAgacaaatgaaattaatattttcctataaatctacaaaaggaaaaatcaagggAACTCAATACTATTatgaaattacattattttgtgtgtgtttgtatgcGTGTGCTCTTCAGGCTTCCCAGCCTGTCCACGTGCTACAAAAATTCCAAAGGAGGCGTAATGGGCATTGTCAACTCAAAAGGAGAAGGATGGGAGTAAACCAAGGTGCAACTCTTTGTTTGAAATACACACTCAGCATGATCTGCCACTTTACCTCATTGTCACTCTTCTGGGACAGAATCCGACTTTCCCTCACCACCATCCAGACAGCAATCAGAGTCATCAGGATTCCATggccaaaatccccaaacatcACAGCAAACAGGAATGGGAAGGTGATGATGGTATAGGGTGCTGTgagggaaaagacaacattcCCAGGGCACTGTGTGTTAGTCAGCCCAGATTCATCATGGTATAGTCCAGGCAATTTAGTAAATATAACTCCCCAGCTTCCCCTCTGGAAAGCTCACAAGTCTCTACTAGAATTCTCTATTAGATATTTCCACATAGGATAGGCAATATAGACAAACATCACAACTAAAACATTTAAGACAGAAGTCTTGGACTTTTCTGCATCTGAATTTACCTGGATTTATTTCCCGATATGTCCCAATGCCATAAGCATCAACAATGTTTTGAAAGCCAGAAGTAAACTTGTTAGTTTTGTTGTATGTGGGTGGGGTCTGATTGGTTTGCATCCTGTTTAAAATAGATGGGACAGTGGATCCGCTGTGCTCCTGTTTGagaaaaacaaagggaagaTCAGCAAACCCACCCTCAGAGCATTGGAGGACTAAGCCCAACACAGCTGTCCCCCTGGCATTTGGAAAACTGCAAGCCTGAGTGTTTGCAGTGTGCTTGCACAATGAGacactggagcagctgaggaaggcTGCCAGCATTCCACTGCTCTCCACTTCGTCTAGCAGGAGTAAAGGTGAACATAGTCTGTGTAGGAcagacaagaaaacaaaaagcaagtgGAAGgactttaaaaaacccaactctCTTGGCTATCTGAGCAGAGGGTGAGTTTGCCAACATCCTGGAGAGCTCCTCTATCCAGACACCAGGACTACAGAGCCTAGCCAGGGTAACTAAGCATACCAAAGGACTTACACACAGTAAACTCCTCACCATTCCAGCATTCACCTGAACTTTAACCTTCACACAATgtatttgttactttttttatCTCTAAGTCGACATTCCTGCACGCTAAGTAACTATCCTCTGTGATTCCAACAGGCCAAGGGGATGGTGCTCAGAGGCTCACAATACAGAAAAGGCAACGAGCCCAAGTGTGGTGGCCCAGCATCTACTCACAGTGCCTCTCCTGAGAGCAAACTGGATGGAATCGAGGTCAGCAACGGGACACCAGACTTCAGCAATCAAGCACTTCTGTGTCACGTCGATGTTGCACAGGTTCAGGGTGTGGTAAATCGCCTTCATTTTCCTCACTTTGATGAACCACACACGGATGTTTTtagcagctgcctgcaaaacccTCTGGCGGTGATCCTCAGTTTGGTTCAGCACCtttcagaggagcaggagaaagaTGAGGCC contains the following coding sequences:
- the ATP6V0A1 gene encoding V-type proton ATPase 116 kDa subunit a 1 isoform X8 — encoded protein: MGELFRSEEMTLAQLFLQSEAAYCCVSELGELGKVQFRDLNPDVNVFHRKFVNEVRRCEEMDRKLRFVEKEIKKANIPIMDTGENPEVPFPRDMIDLEANFEKIENELKEINTNQEALKRNFLELTELKFILRKTQQFFDEAELHHQQMADPDLLEESSSLLEPSEMGRGAPLRLGFVAGVINRERIPTFERMLWRVCRGNVFLRQAEIENPLEDPVTGDYVHKSVFIIFFQGDQLKNRVKKICEGFRASLYPCPETPQERKEMASGVNTRIDDLQMVLNQTEDHRQRVLQAAAKNIRVWFIKVRKMKAIYHTLNLCNIDVTQKCLIAEVWCPVADLDSIQFALRRGTEHSGSTVPSILNRMQTNQTPPTYNKTNKFTSGFQNIVDAYGIGTYREINPAPYTIITFPFLFAVMFGDFGHGILMTLIAVWMVVRESRILSQKSDNEMFNMVFSGRYIILLMGLFSTYTGLIYNDCFSKSLNMFGSSWSVRPMFNKANWSDALLETTPLLQLDPAIPGVFGGPYPFGIDPIWNIASNKLAFLNSFKMKMSVILGIFQMLFGVALSLLNHIYFKKPLNIYLGFIPEMIFMSSLFGYLVILIFYKWTAYDAHTSKEAPSLLIHFINMFLFSYEDTSNKMLYSGQKGLQCFLVVVALLCVPWMLVAKPLVLRQQYLRRKHLEGQPEEAQGSTNAQALEAAAAATPTEDEVFDFGDTVVYQAIHTIEYCLGCISNTASYLRLWALSLAHAQLSEVLWTMVIHIGLSVRSLGGGLGLFFIFAAFATLTVAILLVMEGLSAFLHALRLHWIEFQNKFYTGTGFKFLPFSFDIIREGRFDD